Proteins from a single region of Hermetia illucens chromosome 3, iHerIll2.2.curated.20191125, whole genome shotgun sequence:
- the LOC119652868 gene encoding ATP-dependent RNA helicase SUV3 homolog, mitochondrial isoform X2 yields the protein MLSGSRNISALCLTMQSALISAAATRHRPLLSRCVHLAGIHYGRRKKGDSSISALFRPVPISPNADDINVGAELSGKLDKSDLLRVLNKFTQKREIKMLCMENGLDSYLQQQAFSSFRRYCIECENLPVDLHITVSDILQGAGHIDDIFPYFLRHARTIFPHLECMDDLKKISDLRTPANWYPSARALTRKIIFHAGPTNSGKTFHAMKRFMEAKSGVYCGPLKLLAAEVYNKCNEMGTPCDLVTGEERKYALGEGNPSPHVACTVEMTSVNTPYEVAVIDEIQLLRDPGRGWAWTRAFLGLVAEEVHVCGESGAYELLQRICETTGETVEMKSYQRLTELTVEDSALSSLDNIMPGDCIVCFSKNDIYSVSRDIEARGKEVAVIYGGLPPGTKLAQAAKFNDPNNSCKVMVATDAIGMGLNLSIRRIIFYSLVKPTMNEKGEREIDTISVSQALQIAGRAGRYGTQWEHGYVTSYRAEDLPTLKKLLTQSPEPITQAGLHPTADQIELYAYHLPNSTLSNLMDIFVSLCTVDDSLYFMCNIEDFKFLAEMIEHVPLPLRARYVFCCAPINRKMPFVCSMFLKFSRQYSKNEPITFDWLKVQCGWPFSLPRTIVDLVHLEAVFDVMDLYLWLSYRFLDLFPDAPHVRQAQKDLDNIIQEGVFQITRLLKNTEAAINSAGDAEPYPLRKAQYAHREPRIPTAARGRLTERLLAQGLLTPAMLEELRKEWDQQSAAEPAEGDRDPLNSMKSRRKRKK from the exons ATGCTTTCGGGTTCGCGAAACATTTCCGCTCTTTGCTTAACTATGCAGAGCGCCTTGATTTCTGCTGCTGCCACTCGTCATCGTCCTTTACTTTCGCGATGTGTCCATCTGGCCGGCATCCACTATGGTCGCCGCAAAAAGGGCGACTCGAGCATTTCAGCTCTTTTCCGACCAGTTCCAATAAGCCCGAATGCCGATGACATAAATGTGGGAGCTGAACTCTCGGGCAAACTGGATAAAAGTGATTTATTGAGGGTTCTTAACAAATTCACGCAGAAACGAGAGATTAAAATGCTCTGCATGGAAAACGGACTGGATT CATATTTGCAGCAGCAAGCGTTCTCCAGCTTTCGGCGGTATTGCATAGAATGCGAAAATTTGCCAGTGGACCTACACATCACGGTCAGTGACATATTACAAGGAGCCGGGCACATTGACGACATATTTCCTTACTTCCTGAGGCATGCGAGAACGATTTTTCCACATCTGGAATGCATGGACGATTTGAAGAAGATTTCAGATCTACGGACCCCGGCCAATTGGTACCCGAGCGCTAGGGCACTGACAAGGAAGATCATTTTCCATGCCGGGCCGACAAATTCTGGAAAGACTTTCCACGCGATGAAGCGATTCATGGAAGCTAAGTCGGGCGTATACTGCGGGCCCTTGAAACTGCTGGCAGCGGAGGTGTACAATAAGTGCAATGAAATG GGCACCCCATGCGACTTGGTGACTGGCGAAGAGAGGAAATACGCTTTGGGAGAAGGGAATCCATCGCCACACGTAGCGTGCACTGTGGAAATGACCTCTGTTAACACACCAT ATGAAGTAGCCGTAATAGATGAAATTCAATTACTTCGAGATCCGGGAAGAGGTTGGGCATGGACAAGAGCATTCCTGGGCTTAGTGGCAGAAGAAGTGCATGTTTGCGGTGAGTCCGGAGCTTATGAGTTATTACAGCGAATTTGTGAGACAACCGGTGAAACGGTGGAGATGAAAAGTTACCAGCGCTTAACGGAATTAACCGTAGAAGACTCGGCTTTAAGTTCCTTGGATAACATCATGCCGGGAGACTGCATAGTGTGCTTTAGCAAGAATGATATCTATTCGGTATCTCGGGACATTGAAGCCAG GGGGAAAGAGGTTGCTGTAATTTATGGGGGACTACCACCTGGAACGAAATTGGCGCAAGCTGCAAAATTCAATGATCCGAATAATAGTTGCAAAGTTATGGTGGCAACGGATGCCATTGGAATGGGTTTAAATTT GAGTATTCGCCGTATCATATTTTATTCGTTAGTTAAACCAACGATGAATGAGAAGGGCGAACGAGAAATTGATACAATTTCCGTTTCACAAGCATTACAAATTGCCGGACGTGCTGGACGATACGGTACGCAATGGGAACATGGCTATGTGACATCGTACCGGGCCGAAGATTTACCTACACTCAAGAAATTGTTAACACAATCTCCGGAACCAATTACACAAGCAGGATTACATCCAACGGCTGATCAAATAGAATTATATGCGTATCATTTACCCAATTCAACTCTAAGTAATTTAATG GACATTTTCGTCTCCTTATGTACCGTTGATGACTCATTGTACTTCATGTGCAATATAGAAGATTTTAAATTCCTCGCGGAAATGATTGAGCACGTTCCTTTACCGCTCAGAGCACGGTATGTCTTCTGCTGCGCGCCCATCAATAGGAAAATGCCTTTTGTGTGCTCAATGTTCCTTAAG TTTTCTAGACAATATAGTAAAAACGAACCAATTACTTTTGATTGGTTGAAAGTTCAGTGTGGCTGGCCGTTCAGTCTTCCTAGGACGATTGTTGATTTGGTACATTTAGAGGCTGTATTCGATGTTATGGACTTATATCTTTGGCTAAG TTATCGTTTTTTGGATCTATTCCCTGATGCTCCACATGTTCGTCAAGCTCAGAAAGATTTAGATAATATTATACAAGAAGGGGTTTTCCAAATTACAAGACTTCTGAAGAATACAGAGGCCGCAATCAATTCAGCTGGTGACGCCGAACCGTACCCCTTGCGGAAAGCGCAGTACGCACATAGAG AACCCAGGATTCCGACAGCAGCTAGAGGACGTCTTACAGAACGCCTGCTGGCGCAAGGTTTACTAACACCCGCGATGTTAGAGGAACTTCGGAAAGAATGGGACCAACAGTCGGCAGCGGAGCCAGCCGAAGGCGACAGGGATCCTCTAAATTCAATGAAATCGAGAAGAAAACGGAAAAAATGA
- the LOC119652868 gene encoding ATP-dependent RNA helicase SUV3 homolog, mitochondrial isoform X1: MLSGSRNISALCLTMQSALISAAATRHRPLLSRCVHLAGIHYGRRKKGDSSISALFRPVPISPNADDINVGAELSGKLDKSDLLRVLNKFTQKREIKMLCMENGLDSYLQQQAFSSFRRYCIECENLPVDLHITVSDILQGAGHIDDIFPYFLRHARTIFPHLECMDDLKKISDLRTPANWYPSARALTRKIIFHAGPTNSGKTFHAMKRFMEAKSGVYCGPLKLLAAEVYNKCNEMGTPCDLVTGEERKYALGEGNPSPHVACTVEMTSVNTPYEVAVIDEIQLLRDPGRGWAWTRAFLGLVAEEVHVCGESGAYELLQRICETTGETVEMKSYQRLTELTVEDSALSSLDNIMPGDCIVCFSKNDIYSVSRDIEARGKEVAVIYGGLPPGTKLAQAAKFNDPNNSCKVMVATDAIGMGLNLSIRRIIFYSLVKPTMNEKGEREIDTISVSQALQIAGRAGRYGTQWEHGYVTSYRAEDLPTLKKLLTQSPEPITQAGLHPTADQIELYAYHLPNSTLSNLMDIFVSLCTVDDSLYFMCNIEDFKFLAEMIEHVPLPLRARYVFCCAPINRKMPFVCSMFLKFSRQYSKNEPITFDWLKVQCGWPFSLPRTIVDLVHLEAVFDVMDLYLWLSYRFLDLFPDAPHVRQAQKDLDNIIQEGVFQITRLLKNTEAAINSAGDAEPYPLRKAQYAHRAEPRIPTAARGRLTERLLAQGLLTPAMLEELRKEWDQQSAAEPAEGDRDPLNSMKSRRKRKK, from the exons ATGCTTTCGGGTTCGCGAAACATTTCCGCTCTTTGCTTAACTATGCAGAGCGCCTTGATTTCTGCTGCTGCCACTCGTCATCGTCCTTTACTTTCGCGATGTGTCCATCTGGCCGGCATCCACTATGGTCGCCGCAAAAAGGGCGACTCGAGCATTTCAGCTCTTTTCCGACCAGTTCCAATAAGCCCGAATGCCGATGACATAAATGTGGGAGCTGAACTCTCGGGCAAACTGGATAAAAGTGATTTATTGAGGGTTCTTAACAAATTCACGCAGAAACGAGAGATTAAAATGCTCTGCATGGAAAACGGACTGGATT CATATTTGCAGCAGCAAGCGTTCTCCAGCTTTCGGCGGTATTGCATAGAATGCGAAAATTTGCCAGTGGACCTACACATCACGGTCAGTGACATATTACAAGGAGCCGGGCACATTGACGACATATTTCCTTACTTCCTGAGGCATGCGAGAACGATTTTTCCACATCTGGAATGCATGGACGATTTGAAGAAGATTTCAGATCTACGGACCCCGGCCAATTGGTACCCGAGCGCTAGGGCACTGACAAGGAAGATCATTTTCCATGCCGGGCCGACAAATTCTGGAAAGACTTTCCACGCGATGAAGCGATTCATGGAAGCTAAGTCGGGCGTATACTGCGGGCCCTTGAAACTGCTGGCAGCGGAGGTGTACAATAAGTGCAATGAAATG GGCACCCCATGCGACTTGGTGACTGGCGAAGAGAGGAAATACGCTTTGGGAGAAGGGAATCCATCGCCACACGTAGCGTGCACTGTGGAAATGACCTCTGTTAACACACCAT ATGAAGTAGCCGTAATAGATGAAATTCAATTACTTCGAGATCCGGGAAGAGGTTGGGCATGGACAAGAGCATTCCTGGGCTTAGTGGCAGAAGAAGTGCATGTTTGCGGTGAGTCCGGAGCTTATGAGTTATTACAGCGAATTTGTGAGACAACCGGTGAAACGGTGGAGATGAAAAGTTACCAGCGCTTAACGGAATTAACCGTAGAAGACTCGGCTTTAAGTTCCTTGGATAACATCATGCCGGGAGACTGCATAGTGTGCTTTAGCAAGAATGATATCTATTCGGTATCTCGGGACATTGAAGCCAG GGGGAAAGAGGTTGCTGTAATTTATGGGGGACTACCACCTGGAACGAAATTGGCGCAAGCTGCAAAATTCAATGATCCGAATAATAGTTGCAAAGTTATGGTGGCAACGGATGCCATTGGAATGGGTTTAAATTT GAGTATTCGCCGTATCATATTTTATTCGTTAGTTAAACCAACGATGAATGAGAAGGGCGAACGAGAAATTGATACAATTTCCGTTTCACAAGCATTACAAATTGCCGGACGTGCTGGACGATACGGTACGCAATGGGAACATGGCTATGTGACATCGTACCGGGCCGAAGATTTACCTACACTCAAGAAATTGTTAACACAATCTCCGGAACCAATTACACAAGCAGGATTACATCCAACGGCTGATCAAATAGAATTATATGCGTATCATTTACCCAATTCAACTCTAAGTAATTTAATG GACATTTTCGTCTCCTTATGTACCGTTGATGACTCATTGTACTTCATGTGCAATATAGAAGATTTTAAATTCCTCGCGGAAATGATTGAGCACGTTCCTTTACCGCTCAGAGCACGGTATGTCTTCTGCTGCGCGCCCATCAATAGGAAAATGCCTTTTGTGTGCTCAATGTTCCTTAAG TTTTCTAGACAATATAGTAAAAACGAACCAATTACTTTTGATTGGTTGAAAGTTCAGTGTGGCTGGCCGTTCAGTCTTCCTAGGACGATTGTTGATTTGGTACATTTAGAGGCTGTATTCGATGTTATGGACTTATATCTTTGGCTAAG TTATCGTTTTTTGGATCTATTCCCTGATGCTCCACATGTTCGTCAAGCTCAGAAAGATTTAGATAATATTATACAAGAAGGGGTTTTCCAAATTACAAGACTTCTGAAGAATACAGAGGCCGCAATCAATTCAGCTGGTGACGCCGAACCGTACCCCTTGCGGAAAGCGCAGTACGCACATAGAG CAGAACCCAGGATTCCGACAGCAGCTAGAGGACGTCTTACAGAACGCCTGCTGGCGCAAGGTTTACTAACACCCGCGATGTTAGAGGAACTTCGGAAAGAATGGGACCAACAGTCGGCAGCGGAGCCAGCCGAAGGCGACAGGGATCCTCTAAATTCAATGAAATCGAGAAGAAAACGGAAAAAATGA
- the LOC119652382 gene encoding charged multivesicular body protein 3 has translation MGLFGKSQQKDPKEMVNEWSHKIRKEGYQLDRQIRGIQREEEKVKRSLKQAATKNDRDTCLILAKEIVRARKAINRIYTSKAHLNSVQLQMKNQLATLRVAGSLQKSTEVMQAMQSLVRYPELANIMREMSKEMMKAGIIEEMLDETMDSIEDNEEMEEEVQKEVDKVLWEITEGKLGEAPLPPTGAESVAVKPEKEAVAEEVSEEDEEDLKEMQTRLQTLRS, from the exons ATGGGATTGTTCGGAAAATCACAGCAAAAGGACCCCAAGGAGATG GTCAACGAATGGAGTCACAAAATTCGGAAGGAAGGCTACCAATTGGATCGACAAATTCGCGGCATTCAGCGGGAGGAGGAGAAGGTGAAGAGATCGCTTAAACAGGCAGCGACGAAGAATGACCGGGACACCTGTCTTATCCTAGCCAAGGAAATCGTGCGGGCGCGCAAGGCTATCAATCGGATCTACACGAGCAAGGCACACTTGAATTCGGTGCAGCTGCAGATGAAAAATCAGTTGG CAACATTGCGTGTAGCTGGGTCCCTCCAAAAATCCACAGAAGTAATGCAGGCCATGCAATCACTTGTTCGCTATCCTGAATTAGCGAATATAATGCGTGAAATGTCAAAAGAAATGATGAAAGCGGGAATCATCGAAGAAATGCTAGATGAGACAATGGATTCAATTGAAGACAACGAAGAAATGGAAGAGGAGGTTCAAAAAGAAGTCGACAAAGTCCTTTGGGAAATTACGGAAGGCAAATTGGGTGAAGCACCTCTTCCACCGACCGGTGCAGAATCAGTTGCGGTCAAACCTGAAAAAGAAGCTGTTGCCGAAGAAGTGTCTGAAGAGGATGAGGAAGACTTGAAAGAAATGCAAACACGATTGCAAACTTTGAGGTCGTAA